The Ruminococcus bovis genome includes a region encoding these proteins:
- a CDS encoding basic amino acid ABC transporter substrate-binding protein, protein MKKVLALVLSCLMLVVALAGCGSSSNDKKDGLETVTEGKLTMATNATFPPYEYYEGKKIIGIDAEVAAEIAKKLNLELEIADIEFDSIVPGVQSGKYDMGMAGMTVTPERKNSVNFSDSYATGIQKVIVTKDSKIKSLDDIKGKNIGVQTSTTGDLYATDDYGADHVKKFDSGNAAVNALKVGKVDCVIIDNEPAKAYVKANGSALKILDTDYAVEDYAICFSKDNSELQKKVNEALKELKKDGTVQKIVDKYIKAD, encoded by the coding sequence ATGAAAAAAGTATTGGCTCTTGTACTTTCATGCCTAATGCTGGTTGTAGCACTTGCAGGTTGTGGAAGCTCAAGCAATGACAAAAAAGACGGACTTGAAACTGTAACAGAAGGTAAGTTAACAATGGCTACAAATGCTACTTTCCCTCCATATGAATATTATGAAGGCAAGAAAATTATTGGTATTGATGCTGAAGTTGCTGCTGAAATTGCAAAGAAACTTAATCTTGAACTTGAAATTGCTGATATTGAATTTGACTCAATTGTACCGGGTGTACAGAGTGGCAAATACGATATGGGTATGGCTGGTATGACTGTAACACCTGAAAGAAAGAACAGTGTTAACTTCTCTGATTCTTACGCTACAGGTATCCAGAAGGTTATCGTAACTAAGGATTCTAAGATTAAATCTCTAGATGACATTAAGGGCAAGAACATTGGTGTTCAGACATCAACAACAGGTGACCTTTATGCTACTGATGATTACGGTGCAGACCATGTTAAGAAGTTTGACAGTGGTAACGCAGCAGTTAACGCTCTAAAGGTTGGCAAGGTTGATTGTGTTATTATTGATAACGAACCTGCTAAGGCTTATGTAAAGGCTAACGGTAGTGCATTAAAGATTCTTGATACTGACTATGCAGTAGAAGATTATGCAATTTGTTTCTCTAAGGATAATTCAGAACTTCAGAAGAAAGTTAACGAAGCTCTAAAGGAACTTAAGAAAGACGGTACAGTTCAGAAGATTGTTGATAAATATATCAAAGCTGACTAA
- a CDS encoding sigma factor-like helix-turn-helix DNA-binding protein — translation MRNQVHMTEDFENLLAYNLYNQTGYSNTEDRNNIKKMLKVGIDNILTEKQRKCVIMHYFEKKPMKQIAKELGVCPSTVTRTIQLAKKRLSILSVFL, via the coding sequence TTGCGTAATCAAGTACATATGACAGAAGATTTTGAGAACCTTTTGGCTTATAATCTATATAACCAAACCGGTTATTCAAATACAGAAGATAGAAACAATATAAAGAAAATGCTGAAAGTAGGTATTGATAATATTCTAACTGAAAAGCAAAGAAAATGTGTTATTATGCATTACTTTGAGAAAAAGCCTATGAAACAAATTGCCAAGGAATTAGGAGTTTGTCCCTCAACAGTAACTCGCACAATTCAGTTAGCAAAGAAAAGATTATCAATCTTAAGTGTGTTCTTATAA
- a CDS encoding RluA family pseudouridine synthase, producing MRELVVKKNDANQRLDKFLLKKFKTMPKKMAYMYIRKKCVKVNGKKVTPEVMLKENDLLTFYIKDEFFDNIQEENYEFLKAPKTLKIIYEDENIILLDKKPGVIVHQDKSYHFDCLLLRLQHYLYDKGEYNPKEENCFAPALVNRIDRNTGGIVIGAKNAESLRILNQKMKDRELHKFYLCLLINRPKKDNAILSDYLIKNEKTNKVTVLKNEKQGAKKILTKYSVLETNNNLTLCEVELLTGRTHQIRAHMSSIGCPILGDNKYGNKKLNQRYNLSKQCLYSYKLAFDFTTDSGILSYLDKKEFSTNDIWFMDYLK from the coding sequence ATGAGAGAATTAGTAGTAAAGAAAAATGACGCTAATCAGCGACTGGATAAATTTCTTTTGAAGAAATTTAAAACTATGCCAAAGAAAATGGCTTATATGTATATTAGAAAAAAGTGTGTAAAGGTAAATGGCAAAAAGGTTACACCTGAAGTTATGCTAAAAGAAAATGACCTTCTTACTTTCTATATTAAAGATGAATTTTTCGATAATATACAAGAAGAAAATTATGAATTCCTAAAAGCTCCAAAGACTTTAAAGATAATTTATGAAGATGAAAATATTATCCTATTGGATAAGAAACCGGGAGTAATTGTGCATCAAGATAAGTCCTATCATTTTGATTGCCTCTTACTTAGACTTCAACATTATCTTTATGATAAAGGTGAGTATAACCCTAAGGAAGAAAACTGCTTTGCACCTGCACTTGTAAATAGAATTGACAGAAATACCGGTGGTATAGTTATTGGTGCTAAAAATGCAGAATCATTGCGTATTCTTAACCAAAAAATGAAAGATAGAGAACTTCACAAATTCTATCTTTGCTTACTTATTAACAGACCTAAAAAGGATAATGCAATTCTTTCCGATTACTTAATTAAGAATGAAAAAACCAATAAAGTAACTGTCCTAAAAAATGAAAAGCAAGGTGCTAAGAAGATTTTAACAAAGTATTCCGTGTTGGAAACTAACAACAATTTAACCTTGTGTGAAGTTGAACTTTTAACAGGTAGAACTCATCAGATTAGAGCCCATATGTCCTCAATAGGTTGTCCTATTTTAGGTGACAATAAATATGGCAACAAAAAGCTAAACCAAAGGTATAACCTTTCAAAACAATGTTTGTATAGCTATAAATTAGCCTTTGATTTTACTACAGATAGTGGAATTTTAAGTTACTTAGACAAGAAAGAGTTTTCCACAAATGATATTTGGTTTATGGATTACTTAAAATAA
- a CDS encoding NADP-dependent isocitrate dehydrogenase translates to MAKIPMTTPLVEMDGDEMTRIIWKMIKDILITPYVDLKTEYYDLGLENRNATNDQVTVDSAEATKKYGVAVKCATITPNAARMTEYDLKEMWKSPNGTIRAILDGTVFRSPIIVKGITPYIPTWKKPITIARHAYGDVYKNTEMVVKGGSKAELLVTKPDGTTETSLIHDFKGDGVIQGMHNLDSSISSFARACFNYALDLKQDIWFATKDTISKKYDHTFKDIFQEIFDNEYKDKFEEAGIEYFYTLIDDAVARVIRSEGGYIWACKNYDGDVMSDMIATAFGSLAMMTSVLVSPEGIYEYEAAHGTVQRHYYKHLKGEETSTNSVATLFAWTGALRKRGELDSIPELCDFADKLEKATITTIEDGVMTGDLYLLSTLENKKKVNTEEFLVAVNERLKAIL, encoded by the coding sequence ATGGCTAAAATTCCTATGACCACTCCATTAGTTGAGATGGATGGCGACGAAATGACAAGAATCATTTGGAAAATGATTAAGGATATTCTTATCACTCCATATGTTGACCTAAAGACAGAATACTATGACCTAGGTCTTGAAAACAGAAATGCTACTAACGACCAGGTAACTGTTGACTCAGCAGAAGCAACTAAGAAATACGGTGTTGCAGTTAAGTGTGCTACAATCACACCTAATGCTGCAAGAATGACAGAATATGACCTAAAGGAAATGTGGAAGTCACCTAACGGTACAATCAGAGCAATTCTTGACGGTACAGTATTCCGTTCACCTATTATTGTTAAGGGTATCACACCATATATTCCAACATGGAAAAAGCCAATCACTATTGCAAGACATGCTTACGGTGATGTTTATAAGAATACTGAAATGGTTGTTAAGGGTGGTTCAAAGGCTGAACTTCTTGTTACTAAGCCTGACGGCACAACTGAAACTTCACTAATTCACGACTTTAAGGGTGACGGTGTTATTCAGGGTATGCACAACCTTGACAGCTCAATTTCTTCTTTTGCAAGAGCATGTTTCAACTATGCACTTGACCTAAAGCAAGACATTTGGTTTGCTACTAAGGATACAATCAGCAAAAAGTATGACCATACATTTAAGGATATTTTCCAGGAAATCTTCGACAATGAATACAAAGATAAGTTTGAAGAAGCAGGTATTGAATACTTCTACACACTAATTGATGATGCTGTTGCAAGAGTTATCCGTTCAGAAGGTGGCTACATTTGGGCTTGTAAGAACTATGACGGTGATGTTATGAGTGATATGATTGCTACTGCATTCGGTTCACTTGCTATGATGACATCTGTTCTTGTTTCTCCAGAAGGTATTTATGAATATGAAGCAGCTCACGGTACAGTTCAGCGTCACTACTACAAGCACCTAAAGGGTGAAGAAACATCAACAAATAGTGTTGCTACACTATTTGCTTGGACCGGTGCATTACGCAAGAGAGGCGAACTGGACTCTATTCCGGAACTATGTGACTTTGCTGATAAGCTTGAAAAAGCTACAATCACAACTATTGAAGACGGTGTAATGACAGGTGACCTTTATCTACTATCTACTCTTGAAAACAAGAAGAAAGTAAACACAGAGGAATTCCTTGTTGCTGTTAACGAAAGACTAAAGGCAATTCTTTAA
- the typA gene encoding translational GTPase TypA, whose amino-acid sequence MATRENLRNIAIIAHVDHGKTTLVDELLKQSGTFRANEVVDERVMDSNDIERERGITILSKTTSVMYGDTKINIVDTPGHADFGGEVERILQMVDGVLLVVDAFEGCMPQTRFVLKKALGLKKKPLVVVNKIDREGSRPEEVVDEVLDLFIELGADEDQIEFPVVYASAKGGYASLDPHNKGTDMQPLFKEIVEEIPAPEGDPDGGLQILISNIDYDDYVGRIGVGRVERGTVKNGQGAVLCGIDGTRQNVRIQKLYQYEGLKRVETETATYGDLICVSGINSINIGETLCSYDCVEPLPFVKIDEPTVTMNFIVNNSPFAGREGKFVTSRNLRDRLFKEIETNVALRVEETDSADTFKVSGRGELHLSILIETMRRQGYEFQVSRPQVITKEIDGVRNEPIEILMIEVPDEYVGAVMEKLGTRKAELVNMDTNGSGTTHIEFRIPSRGLMGYRPEFLTDTNGNGIMNHVFDAYEPWKGEIITRHQGSLIAWETGDTVAYGLNAAQERGRLFVGPGVPVYEGMIVGASPKAEDLTVNVCKKKHMTNTRASGSDDALKLTPPSIMSLEQCLEFIGDDELVEVTPENIRMRKMILSREQRMKNQNRNK is encoded by the coding sequence ATGGCTACAAGAGAAAATCTAAGAAATATCGCTATTATTGCCCATGTTGACCATGGTAAAACAACACTTGTTGATGAACTTCTAAAGCAAAGTGGTACATTCCGTGCTAACGAAGTAGTTGACGAAAGAGTTATGGATAGTAACGACATCGAAAGAGAAAGAGGTATTACAATTCTTTCTAAGACAACATCTGTTATGTATGGCGATACAAAAATCAATATTGTTGACACACCGGGTCACGCAGACTTTGGTGGTGAAGTTGAGCGTATCCTACAAATGGTTGACGGTGTTTTACTGGTAGTTGACGCATTTGAAGGTTGTATGCCTCAGACAAGATTTGTTTTGAAAAAGGCTCTTGGTCTAAAGAAAAAGCCTTTAGTTGTTGTAAATAAAATTGATAGAGAAGGAAGTCGTCCTGAAGAAGTTGTTGACGAAGTTCTTGACCTATTTATCGAACTTGGTGCTGATGAAGACCAGATTGAATTCCCTGTAGTTTATGCATCAGCAAAGGGTGGTTATGCTTCTCTTGACCCACACAATAAGGGTACAGATATGCAACCACTATTTAAGGAAATTGTTGAAGAAATCCCTGCTCCTGAGGGTGATCCTGATGGTGGCTTACAGATTCTTATTTCTAACATTGACTATGATGACTATGTAGGTCGTATTGGTGTTGGTAGAGTTGAAAGAGGTACTGTAAAGAACGGTCAGGGTGCTGTACTTTGTGGTATTGATGGTACAAGACAGAATGTTAGAATTCAGAAACTTTATCAGTATGAAGGTCTAAAGAGAGTAGAAACAGAAACTGCTACTTATGGTGACCTTATCTGTGTCAGTGGTATTAACTCAATCAATATCGGTGAAACACTTTGTTCTTATGATTGTGTAGAACCATTACCATTTGTAAAGATTGATGAACCAACAGTTACAATGAACTTTATTGTAAACAACTCACCATTTGCAGGTAGAGAAGGTAAGTTCGTTACATCAAGAAATCTAAGAGACAGACTATTTAAGGAAATCGAAACTAATGTTGCTTTAAGAGTTGAAGAAACTGACTCAGCAGATACATTTAAGGTTTCAGGTAGAGGTGAACTTCACCTATCTATCCTTATTGAAACAATGAGAAGACAGGGTTACGAATTCCAGGTATCTCGTCCACAGGTTATCACTAAGGAAATTGATGGTGTTCGTAACGAACCTATCGAAATCCTAATGATTGAAGTACCTGACGAATATGTTGGTGCAGTAATGGAAAAGCTAGGTACAAGAAAAGCTGAACTTGTTAATATGGACACTAACGGTAGTGGTACAACTCATATTGAATTTAGAATTCCATCAAGAGGCTTAATGGGTTACAGACCTGAATTCCTAACAGATACAAACGGTAACGGTATTATGAACCATGTATTTGATGCTTATGAACCATGGAAGGGTGAAATTATCACTCGTCATCAGGGTTCACTTATTGCTTGGGAAACAGGTGATACAGTTGCTTATGGTCTAAATGCTGCTCAGGAAAGAGGTAGACTATTTGTTGGTCCGGGTGTTCCTGTATATGAAGGTATGATTGTTGGTGCATCTCCAAAGGCTGAGGACCTAACAGTTAATGTATGTAAGAAAAAGCATATGACAAATACTCGTGCATCAGGTTCTGATGATGCTCTAAAGCTAACACCACCATCAATTATGTCACTTGAACAGTGCCTAGAATTTATCGGTGATGATGAACTTGTTGAAGTTACACCTGAAAATATCCGTATGAGAAAGATGATTCTATCCCGTGAACAGAGAATGAAGAATCAAAACCGTAATAAATAA
- a CDS encoding aconitate hydratase — protein MGYTLAEKIIKEHIVDGEMVKGTDIGLRIDQTLTQDATGTMAYLEFEAMGVPRVKTEKSVAYIDHNTLQTGFENADDHRFIQSVCKKHGIYFSKPGNGICHQVHLERFGKPGKTLIGSDSHTPTGGGIGMLAMGAGGLDVAVAMGGGAYYITMPKMVRVNLTGKLQPWVAAKDIILEVLRIMSVKGGVGKIVEYGGEGVKTLSVPERATITNMGAELGATTSIFPSDELTRQFLKAQGREEDWVELTPDEDAVYDEVIDIDLSTLKPMAACPHSPDNIKTIESLAGQKVDQVCIGSCTNSSYRDLMTVAHILKGKTVAENVSLAIAPGSKQVFNMLALNGALGDLIAAGARILESACGPCIGMGQSPNSKGISLRTFNRNFLGRSGTKDGQIYLVSPETAAVSALTGVFTDPTTLGEGYTVEMPEKFLINDNMVIDPAPVEEMDNIEVLRGPNIKPFPETTPLEETINATCALKVEDNITTDHIMPAGAKILPLRSNIPAISQHCFTVCDPEFPKRAKELGSSIIVGGANYGQGSSREHAALAPLYLGVKAVLVKSFARIHRANLINAGILPLEFCNEADYDKINLNDEITLPDVKDIIANGGDVKVVNKTTGEEIMAKCELTDRTKAIIIAGGLLNYTKENG, from the coding sequence ATGGGTTACACACTCGCAGAAAAAATCATTAAAGAACACATTGTTGATGGTGAAATGGTTAAAGGCACAGACATTGGCCTAAGAATTGACCAGACACTGACTCAAGATGCTACAGGTACAATGGCATACCTGGAATTTGAGGCAATGGGTGTTCCAAGAGTTAAAACAGAAAAGTCTGTTGCATATATTGACCATAATACTCTACAGACAGGTTTTGAAAATGCTGATGACCACAGATTCATTCAGTCTGTTTGTAAGAAACACGGTATTTATTTCAGTAAACCGGGTAATGGTATTTGTCACCAAGTACACCTAGAAAGATTCGGTAAGCCTGGTAAAACTCTTATCGGTTCTGACTCACACACACCAACAGGTGGTGGTATCGGTATGCTGGCTATGGGTGCCGGTGGACTTGATGTTGCAGTTGCTATGGGTGGTGGTGCTTACTACATCACAATGCCTAAGATGGTAAGAGTAAACCTAACAGGTAAGCTACAGCCTTGGGTTGCTGCTAAGGATATTATTCTTGAAGTTCTAAGAATTATGTCTGTTAAGGGTGGCGTAGGCAAGATTGTTGAATACGGTGGTGAAGGTGTTAAGACACTTTCAGTTCCTGAAAGAGCTACTATTACAAATATGGGTGCTGAACTTGGTGCTACTACTTCTATCTTCCCTTCTGATGAACTAACTCGTCAGTTCCTAAAGGCTCAAGGCAGAGAAGAAGATTGGGTAGAACTAACTCCTGATGAAGATGCAGTTTATGATGAAGTTATTGATATTGATTTATCAACACTAAAGCCTATGGCTGCTTGTCCTCATTCTCCTGATAACATTAAGACTATTGAAAGTCTTGCAGGTCAAAAGGTAGATCAGGTTTGTATCGGTTCATGTACAAACTCATCATACAGAGATTTAATGACAGTTGCTCACATTCTAAAGGGCAAGACTGTTGCTGAAAATGTTTCACTTGCAATTGCTCCCGGTTCAAAGCAGGTATTTAATATGTTAGCACTTAACGGTGCTTTAGGTGACCTAATTGCTGCCGGTGCAAGAATTCTTGAGTCAGCTTGTGGTCCATGTATCGGTATGGGTCAGTCACCTAACTCAAAAGGTATTTCACTAAGAACATTTAACAGAAACTTCCTAGGTCGTTCAGGTACTAAGGACGGTCAAATCTACCTAGTATCTCCTGAAACTGCTGCTGTATCAGCACTAACAGGTGTATTCACTGACCCTACAACACTTGGTGAAGGTTACACTGTTGAAATGCCTGAAAAGTTCCTTATCAATGACAATATGGTTATTGATCCTGCTCCTGTTGAAGAAATGGACAACATTGAAGTACTAAGAGGACCAAACATTAAGCCTTTCCCAGAAACTACTCCACTTGAAGAAACAATCAATGCTACTTGTGCATTAAAGGTTGAAGACAACATTACAACTGACCACATTATGCCTGCAGGTGCAAAGATTCTTCCACTTCGTTCTAATATTCCGGCTATCAGTCAGCATTGCTTTACTGTATGTGACCCTGAGTTCCCTAAGAGAGCAAAGGAACTAGGTTCATCAATTATTGTTGGTGGTGCTAACTACGGTCAAGGTTCTTCAAGAGAACATGCAGCACTTGCACCTCTATACCTAGGTGTTAAGGCAGTACTTGTTAAGTCATTTGCAAGAATTCACAGAGCTAACCTAATCAATGCCGGTATTCTACCACTAGAATTCTGTAATGAAGCTGACTATGACAAGATTAACCTAAATGATGAAATCACACTACCTGATGTTAAGGATATTATCGCTAATGGTGGAGATGTTAAGGTTGTTAACAAAACTACCGGTGAAGAAATTATGGCTAAGTGTGAACTAACAGATAGAACAAAGGCAATTATTATTGCCGGTGGTCTACTAAACTACACAAAAGAAAACGGCTAA
- the spoVM gene encoding stage V sporulation protein SpoVM: MKVIVIDNPKVLGVVLRKIYGIKKQKPLQS; this comes from the coding sequence ATGAAAGTTATAGTAATTGACAATCCAAAGGTGTTAGGTGTTGTTCTTAGAAAAATTTATGGTATCAAAAAGCAAAAACCTCTTCAATCATAA
- a CDS encoding amino acid ABC transporter ATP-binding protein: MKDKALIKVENLKKHYNGGKVKALDGVNCHINQGEVVVIIGPSGSGKSTLLRSLNLLEIPTSGKILLDDVDITDPKNNINLHRQKMGMVFQHFNLFDNMNVLKNMTIAPMKLLKKSKEEATEKAMKLLERVGLADRANAYPSQLSGGQKQRVAIVRALCMEPEVLLFDEPTSALDPEMVGEVLDVMKSLAKDGMTMVVVTHEMGFAREVADRVIFMSDGKIVEEGTPEDIFENPQAERTIDFLKCVL; encoded by the coding sequence ATGAAAGATAAGGCTTTAATTAAGGTTGAAAACCTAAAGAAACATTATAACGGTGGCAAGGTTAAGGCACTTGACGGTGTAAACTGCCACATTAACCAAGGTGAAGTTGTTGTTATTATCGGACCATCAGGTAGTGGTAAGTCAACTTTACTTCGTTCACTTAACCTACTTGAAATCCCAACATCAGGCAAAATCCTATTAGATGATGTTGACATTACTGACCCAAAGAATAATATTAATCTTCATAGACAGAAGATGGGAATGGTGTTCCAGCACTTTAACCTTTTTGACAATATGAATGTTCTTAAGAATATGACTATTGCACCTATGAAACTTCTTAAGAAGTCTAAGGAAGAAGCAACTGAAAAAGCTATGAAACTACTTGAGAGAGTAGGACTTGCCGATAGAGCAAATGCTTATCCTAGTCAGCTTTCAGGTGGTCAAAAGCAGAGAGTTGCTATTGTTAGAGCTTTGTGTATGGAACCTGAGGTTCTACTGTTTGACGAACCAACTTCAGCTTTAGACCCTGAAATGGTTGGTGAAGTTCTTGATGTTATGAAGAGCCTTGCAAAGGACGGTATGACAATGGTTGTTGTTACTCACGAAATGGGCTTTGCAAGAGAAGTTGCTGATAGAGTTATCTTTATGAGTGACGGTAAAATTGTTGAAGAAGGTACACCTGAGGATATTTTTGAAAATCCACAGGCTGAAAGAACAATCGACTTCCTAAAGTGTGTTCTTTAA
- a CDS encoding amino acid ABC transporter permease, with translation MNWFQNLIDQFKFVFVEGDRYQQMLTGLKNTLLITAGALVIGIVIGVVIASIRSSFDKNKESLKMRGGIGYYILAFLNFICKIYLTIIRGTPVVVQLMIAYFIVFVSAKDGVPVGMLAFGINSGAYVAEIFRAGIMSIDNGQFEAGRSLGFNYFQTMRYIVVPQMFKSVLPTLCNEFIALLKETSVVGYVGVIDITKAGNVIAGVTYSYYIPLLTVAAIYLVMVMILSYFVGKLEKRLRKNER, from the coding sequence GTGAATTGGTTTCAAAACTTAATTGACCAGTTTAAGTTTGTATTTGTTGAGGGAGATAGGTATCAGCAAATGCTAACTGGTCTAAAAAACACATTACTGATTACAGCCGGTGCTTTAGTAATTGGTATTGTTATTGGCGTAGTTATTGCGTCAATTCGTTCCTCTTTTGATAAAAATAAAGAATCATTAAAAATGCGTGGTGGCATTGGTTACTACATACTTGCTTTTCTTAACTTTATCTGCAAGATTTACCTAACAATTATTCGTGGTACACCTGTAGTAGTTCAGTTAATGATTGCTTACTTCATTGTTTTTGTTTCAGCAAAAGACGGTGTACCTGTCGGTATGCTTGCTTTTGGTATTAATTCCGGTGCTTATGTTGCAGAAATTTTCAGAGCCGGTATTATGTCAATAGATAATGGTCAGTTTGAGGCCGGCCGTAGCTTAGGTTTCAACTACTTCCAGACTATGAGATATATTGTTGTGCCACAGATGTTTAAGTCTGTATTACCAACACTTTGTAATGAATTTATCGCACTGTTAAAGGAAACTTCAGTTGTAGGTTATGTTGGTGTTATTGATATTACAAAGGCAGGTAATGTTATTGCAGGTGTAACATATTCTTACTATATCCCACTACTAACTGTTGCAGCTATTTACCTTGTAATGGTTATGATTCTATCTTACTTTGTTGGTAAACTGGAAAAGAGGTTAAGAAAGAATGAAAGATAA
- the pgeF gene encoding peptidoglycan editing factor PgeF has product MKINSKTMTLNENKGVPFLTYNVLSDIDFIRHAFSTKHGGVSTDEWTSMNFAFSRGDKPENVIENYKIFSDAVGFDYDSLVTSSQDHHTFVRPVTKKECGIGIWREKDIQSVDALITNEKGVTLVTHYADCTPLFFVDKEKKAIGLAHAGWRGTVGRIGEEVIKKMTDLYGSNPEDIVVCIGPAISKCCYEVDKDCADNFYALTDLDNSKFIFPKEDGKYMIDLLETNKQIVMKAGVKEENITLSDLCTKCNSDLLWSHRATNGHRGTMCAFMCIEK; this is encoded by the coding sequence ATGAAAATTAACAGTAAAACAATGACACTAAACGAAAATAAAGGTGTTCCGTTTTTAACATACAATGTACTTTCAGATATTGATTTTATCCGACATGCCTTTTCAACTAAGCATGGTGGTGTAAGTACAGATGAATGGACTTCAATGAACTTCGCATTTTCTAGGGGAGATAAGCCTGAAAATGTAATTGAAAATTATAAAATCTTTTCCGATGCAGTAGGCTTTGATTATGATAGTCTGGTAACTTCTTCCCAAGACCACCATACATTTGTCAGACCTGTAACTAAGAAAGAATGTGGCATTGGCATTTGGAGAGAAAAGGACATTCAGTCTGTAGATGCATTAATTACAAATGAAAAGGGTGTTACCCTTGTAACTCATTATGCAGATTGTACACCATTATTCTTTGTTGATAAAGAGAAGAAAGCCATTGGACTTGCTCATGCCGGATGGCGTGGTACAGTTGGTAGAATCGGTGAAGAAGTAATTAAGAAAATGACTGATTTATATGGTAGTAATCCTGAAGATATTGTTGTTTGTATCGGACCTGCAATTTCTAAGTGTTGCTATGAAGTGGATAAGGATTGTGCAGATAATTTTTATGCTCTAACTGACTTAGATAATTCAAAATTTATTTTCCCTAAGGAAGATGGAAAATATATGATTGACCTGCTAGAAACAAATAAGCAAATTGTAATGAAAGCAGGAGTAAAGGAAGAAAATATCACATTGTCTGACCTATGTACAAAGTGTAATTCAGATTTATTATGGAGTCATAGAGCAACTAACGGTCATCGTGGTACAATGTGTGCATTTATGTGTATTGAAAAGTAA
- a CDS encoding 3'-5' exonuclease yields MNFVILDLEWNGSYSKRDKKFYNEIIEFGAVKTDSNLNIIDTFSMLVTPTIGKKLNSRIKALTNITNEQLKDAHNTFADVSEKFGEFLGDAVLLTWGNSDIHALMENYGYYFGDDRPPYLTKYCDLQIYCEFALGVHDKGKQLGLSTCADLLNIDRNDLVLHRALTDAELSLLCFRKCYDEEKIKKYISNCDLEFYKKMTFRTTFITDIENPLIDKSLWTFTCPDCHTAVKQVSDWAVKNRSFRAKFVCEKCNKEFIARVICKLRYEGVTVNKKLTIPRPPETKENDNNNEEKQEKE; encoded by the coding sequence ATGAATTTTGTAATACTTGATTTAGAATGGAACGGCTCTTATAGTAAGAGAGATAAAAAGTTCTATAACGAAATTATAGAATTTGGTGCAGTAAAAACAGACAGCAACTTAAATATTATTGACACCTTTTCAATGCTGGTTACTCCTACAATTGGAAAGAAACTTAATTCAAGAATTAAAGCACTTACCAATATAACAAATGAACAGTTGAAAGATGCCCACAATACTTTTGCTGATGTTTCTGAGAAGTTCGGTGAATTTCTTGGGGATGCTGTTCTCTTAACTTGGGGCAATAGCGACATTCACGCATTAATGGAGAACTATGGTTACTATTTTGGTGACGATAGACCTCCATACTTAACTAAGTATTGTGATTTGCAGATTTATTGTGAATTTGCTTTAGGTGTTCACGATAAAGGTAAGCAACTTGGATTATCTACTTGTGCCGACTTATTAAATATAGATAGAAACGATTTAGTCCTTCATAGAGCATTAACTGATGCTGAGCTTAGTCTTTTATGTTTCAGAAAATGTTATGATGAAGAAAAAATTAAAAAGTATATTAGTAATTGTGACTTAGAGTTTTATAAGAAAATGACTTTCAGAACAACATTTATTACCGATATAGAGAATCCTTTAATTGATAAGTCACTTTGGACCTTTACCTGTCCTGATTGTCATACAGCAGTAAAGCAGGTTTCCGATTGGGCAGTGAAGAATCGTTCTTTTAGGGCAAAGTTTGTTTGCGAAAAATGTAACAAAGAATTTATTGCCAGAGTAATTTGTAAGTTGCGTTATGAGGGAGTAACAGTGAACAAAAAGCTGACAATTCCTAGACCACCTGAAACTAAAGAAAATGACAATAATAATGAAGAAAAACAAGAAAAGGAATAA